A DNA window from Paenibacillus sp. HWE-109 contains the following coding sequences:
- a CDS encoding S-Ena type endospore appendage, with amino-acid sequence MIVLEAKSSCKPKKKRKCCCIPKKKRCEKQEPRRPVFPVYPCPPKRMHIKKRNRNCYLSPPCFRPVDPVNPVDPVDPGKSQISTVVDKECCGNIMLQGKQPGFIIWENDVDANMSVVQISIFSNSNSSEALEVEVEGETRKTMFVPPGSTTNLIGKGITSVKIVTQGNELSYVEGKYVISTTLQIIKNG; translated from the coding sequence ATGATCGTTCTGGAAGCAAAATCCTCCTGTAAACCTAAAAAGAAACGGAAATGCTGCTGCATCCCTAAGAAGAAGCGTTGCGAAAAACAGGAGCCAAGGAGACCCGTTTTTCCTGTATATCCGTGTCCTCCCAAACGGATGCACATAAAAAAACGAAATCGAAATTGCTATTTAAGTCCACCGTGCTTTAGACCCGTTGATCCGGTCAATCCGGTTGATCCTGTCGATCCTGGGAAGTCTCAGATCAGCACGGTGGTGGATAAAGAATGCTGCGGCAATATAATGCTCCAAGGGAAGCAACCTGGATTTATTATATGGGAGAATGATGTAGATGCAAATATGAGTGTTGTGCAAATCAGTATTTTCTCAAATTCAAATAGTTCAGAAGCACTGGAAGTAGAAGTTGAAGGGGAAACGAGGAAAACCATGTTCGTTCCACCCGGCAGTACAACCAATTTGATCGGAAAAGGCATTACTTCCGTAAAAATTGTTACACAAGGTAATGAATTGTCTTATGTGGAAGGAAAATACGTGATTTCAACGACATTGCAAATAATAAAAAATGGCTAG
- a CDS encoding sensor histidine kinase — MKTIRSKMMMLSILIWIIMAIIWLSMSIYNQRTVEKYNEILQRYMQMNQASQLSQQSLTSLNKVRMSPTLESLNQYDSANKALLRTKSDLNWLRNLSNRLPLDNLQHMLESQSEAMDLAVRFQKDNDEENAAKAFDEATHISKYISDATLTLISGEQNTYDAFYRNIIKRSDDIKKMGFWTLALVSLLLLLFSYRFVNSVTQPLLRLTQAARELSRGNFKNPIVINNNDEMTFLAKTLDSMRLKIGTLIDDIQSKAQLEYDLHKHKLMLKESELKSLQSQINPHFLFNTLNMLSKEAYLAGAGKTSELISSVAGMLRYNLRKLDSKVSLKDELEVLDEYLTIQKARFGDRLRVVKEIDDQALYIELPILILQPLAENAFIYAIEPAEEGGTLTFRVKDQGDCVIVQIQDTGQGMEPEQLKRLLTQPENANYKGHSTGIGIWNVIHRLQLFYGVEDIIEIGSQIGMGTCITLRLPRGQKI, encoded by the coding sequence TTGAAAACCATACGCAGTAAAATGATGATGCTGTCGATCCTGATTTGGATCATTATGGCGATTATTTGGCTCTCTATGAGCATTTACAACCAACGAACCGTGGAAAAATACAACGAAATTTTACAGCGCTATATGCAGATGAACCAAGCCTCGCAGTTAAGTCAGCAATCATTGACCTCCTTGAATAAAGTTCGTATGTCTCCTACACTTGAAAGCCTGAACCAGTACGACAGTGCAAACAAAGCTCTGCTTAGGACAAAGTCAGATTTAAATTGGCTGCGCAACTTAAGCAATAGATTGCCGCTCGATAATCTTCAGCATATGCTCGAAAGTCAGTCGGAAGCGATGGATCTGGCGGTGCGATTCCAGAAGGATAATGATGAGGAGAATGCAGCCAAAGCATTTGATGAAGCAACTCACATTTCCAAATATATTTCGGATGCGACTTTGACTTTGATCAGCGGCGAACAGAACACCTATGATGCTTTCTATCGCAACATAATTAAGCGCAGTGATGATATTAAAAAAATGGGTTTTTGGACATTAGCTTTGGTATCCTTGCTGCTGCTGCTGTTTTCTTATCGATTTGTTAACAGTGTAACGCAGCCCTTGTTAAGATTGACACAGGCTGCTCGTGAATTATCGCGAGGGAATTTCAAGAATCCCATTGTGATCAACAATAATGATGAAATGACCTTTTTAGCTAAAACGCTAGATAGCATGAGGTTGAAAATTGGCACTTTAATCGATGATATTCAGAGTAAGGCCCAATTGGAGTATGACCTTCATAAACACAAGTTGATGCTGAAAGAAAGCGAGCTGAAGAGCTTGCAAAGTCAAATTAATCCTCATTTTCTTTTTAATACGTTAAACATGCTGTCTAAGGAGGCCTATTTGGCAGGGGCAGGGAAGACAAGCGAGTTAATTAGCTCGGTAGCTGGCATGCTTAGATACAATCTTCGAAAATTAGACAGCAAAGTATCGTTAAAGGATGAGTTGGAGGTTCTGGATGAATACTTGACGATTCAAAAAGCGCGATTCGGAGATCGGCTTCGTGTCGTGAAAGAAATTGACGATCAAGCCCTTTACATAGAGCTGCCGATTCTTATTTTGCAACCGCTTGCAGAAAATGCTTTTATTTATGCGATCGAACCGGCAGAAGAAGGCGGGACACTAACTTTTCGCGTAAAGGATCAAGGGGATTGCGTCATTGTGCAAATCCAAGATACGGGGCAAGGCATGGAGCCTGAGCAATTGAAGCGGCTTTTAACACAGCCAGAAAATGCGAATTATAAAGGGCATTCAACCGGAATTGGCATCTGGAATGTTATCCACCGGCTGCAATTATTTTATGGTGTAGAAGATATTATTGAAATTGGATCCCAGATTGGTATGGGGACGTGCATCACATTAAGGCTGCCAAGGGGGCAAAAGATATGA
- a CDS encoding ABC transporter ATP-binding protein: protein MANKPARKPRAKHTGATLLRMWGYLRHQRAGIVTVAVLTILGSGLALLGPYLIGVAIDDYILPRNADGLVRLCFLLLGSYLMIGAASWIQSYVMAGVSQRTVWEMRQDLFQHLHQLPVSYFDQTSHGELMSRTTNDVDNVSTTLSQNVTQIITSIITIAGSFVMMLTLNIWLTLISLMTVPIVLFTTRQITKRTQRLFKEQQQRLGQLNGLIEETISGQKVVKTFRREAASVEQLHTINEQLRVAGTGAQQLSGMMGPSMNMINHFSFILLAAVGGWMVLQGWTMVGVIISFLNYSKQFSRPINDLANQYNMIQAGVAGAERVFEVMDNPTEYEADSGAALLSDVKGEVIFQNVSFRYTDEVPTLKAISFTAQPGDLIALVGPTGAGKTTIINLLTRFYDINAGSITIDGRDIRDLNKDSLRSRLGIVLQDVYLFSDTVRENIRFGRLDATDEEVEAAAKLANADGFISKLPNGFDTKLTADGGNLSQGQRQLLTIARAILADPAILVLDEATSAVDTRTELHIQQAMSLLMKGRTSFVIAHRLSTIREASAILVIRGGEIVERGTHDELLAQEGHYYDLYANQFSQKTS from the coding sequence ATGGCTAATAAACCTGCGCGCAAACCGCGCGCCAAGCATACAGGCGCTACTCTTCTCCGTATGTGGGGATATCTCCGGCATCAACGTGCTGGAATAGTCACAGTTGCTGTTCTCACGATTCTTGGCAGCGGCCTCGCCCTGCTCGGTCCTTATCTAATCGGCGTAGCCATCGACGATTACATTCTCCCGAGGAATGCAGACGGACTAGTCCGTCTTTGTTTCCTGCTGCTTGGCAGTTATTTGATGATTGGAGCCGCTTCATGGATTCAATCTTATGTCATGGCTGGTGTTTCGCAACGAACGGTTTGGGAGATGCGACAGGATCTTTTTCAACATTTGCACCAACTTCCAGTAAGCTACTTTGATCAGACCTCTCATGGGGAGCTAATGAGCCGTACAACCAATGACGTGGATAATGTCTCAACAACTCTCAGTCAGAATGTCACACAAATCATTACCAGCATCATTACCATTGCAGGCTCTTTCGTGATGATGCTTACTTTGAACATCTGGCTAACTCTGATATCCCTGATGACTGTTCCAATCGTCCTATTCACTACTAGGCAAATTACGAAACGCACACAGCGATTGTTCAAAGAGCAGCAGCAGCGGCTTGGTCAGCTCAACGGCTTAATCGAGGAAACCATTTCCGGGCAAAAGGTGGTCAAAACATTCCGCCGCGAAGCCGCTTCGGTCGAGCAGCTCCATACGATCAATGAGCAATTGCGCGTTGCTGGCACAGGTGCGCAGCAGCTTTCCGGCATGATGGGGCCAAGCATGAATATGATTAATCATTTCAGCTTCATACTCTTGGCTGCTGTCGGTGGTTGGATGGTTCTGCAAGGCTGGACGATGGTCGGCGTTATTATTAGTTTTTTGAATTATTCCAAACAATTCAGCCGTCCAATCAATGATTTGGCAAATCAGTATAATATGATTCAAGCCGGCGTTGCCGGAGCGGAACGCGTATTTGAGGTCATGGATAACCCAACGGAATATGAAGCAGATTCTGGTGCGGCCTTGTTAAGCGATGTGAAAGGTGAAGTCATTTTTCAGAACGTTTCGTTTCGCTACACGGATGAAGTGCCCACACTGAAGGCGATTTCCTTCACAGCTCAACCAGGCGATTTGATCGCTCTAGTCGGGCCGACTGGCGCCGGCAAAACGACGATCATCAACTTATTGACGCGCTTCTATGACATCAACGCGGGAAGCATTACGATCGATGGCCGCGACATTCGCGATCTCAACAAGGACAGCCTCCGCAGCCGTCTGGGCATTGTGCTGCAGGATGTCTACTTGTTCTCGGATACCGTCCGAGAAAATATCCGTTTCGGCCGGCTCGACGCGACGGACGAAGAAGTCGAGGCCGCCGCGAAACTGGCCAACGCGGACGGGTTCATCAGCAAGCTGCCTAACGGCTTTGACACGAAGTTGACCGCTGATGGCGGCAACCTTAGTCAAGGCCAGCGGCAGCTGTTAACGATCGCGAGGGCGATTCTCGCCGATCCCGCGATACTTGTTCTCGACGAAGCGACAAGCGCTGTCGATACGCGCACGGAACTGCACATCCAACAGGCGATGAGCCTTCTAATGAAAGGGCGAACGAGCTTCGTCATCGCCCACCGCCTCAGCACAATACGCGAAGCTAGTGCGATTCTGGTCATCCGAGGCGGAGAAATCGTAGAGCGCGGCACCCATGATGAATTATTGGCTCAGGAAGGGCATTACTACGACTTGTATGCCAATCAATTCAGCCAGAAGACCAGCTAA
- a CDS encoding ABC transporter ATP-binding protein, producing the protein MWKLKSFVKPYWLITLMAPLLMIMEVCMDLTQPRLMAAIVNQGVSQGNLAFVWSTGLQMLGVALVGLVGGVGCTYFTVKAAQNFGSDLRLSIFQKVQTFSFRQLDTFSTGSLITRLTGDVMQMLNLLLMLLRQFTREFSLLIGSILMSIVISPKLSLILLLVIPVQFVILFVLMKRSTPLFRKMQQRLDKVNTVMQESTTGIRVIKAFVRAAFERSRFSKANTALLESSLGSARALATSGPLMTLILNISIVAVIWFGAGQTWHGEMAIGDLAAFIIYITQVLYSLVSISNTLMVISRAQVSAERICEVLETAPDMNEPVHDGNKHNQVSASASLGCELEFEHVSFAYDAVPHQPVLQDISFKALPGQTIGILGATGSGKSTLVSLIPRLYDTTKGRILLNGIDVRDMPVEQLRSQIGIVLQQSILFSGTIRDNIRFGKPNASEEEVATAAQAAEADEFIRKLPEGYEAMLGQRGVNLSGGQKQRIAIARALLMRSPLLVLDDSTSAIDLGTERRIQRSLAHLMAGSTRIIIAQRISSVMHADQILVFDEGRIAAQGTHDELLASSPIYQDIYRSQQRKETALHG; encoded by the coding sequence ATGTGGAAACTAAAATCATTTGTTAAACCTTACTGGCTGATCACCCTGATGGCTCCACTTTTGATGATTATGGAAGTCTGCATGGATCTGACGCAGCCTCGGCTGATGGCAGCAATCGTGAATCAAGGAGTTAGCCAAGGAAATTTGGCATTCGTATGGTCGACAGGCCTTCAGATGCTTGGCGTCGCCCTTGTTGGACTAGTAGGTGGCGTCGGCTGTACATATTTCACAGTCAAAGCGGCGCAAAACTTCGGCTCTGATCTCCGGCTAAGCATTTTCCAGAAAGTCCAAACGTTCTCCTTCCGCCAACTGGACACATTCTCAACTGGATCATTAATAACCCGCCTAACTGGCGATGTGATGCAAATGCTCAATTTACTGCTCATGCTGCTGCGTCAATTTACGAGGGAATTCTCTCTACTTATTGGCAGTATCCTAATGTCTATCGTCATTTCTCCCAAGCTGTCCTTGATTCTGCTCCTAGTTATTCCCGTTCAATTCGTCATTCTGTTTGTGCTGATGAAGCGTTCTACACCTCTGTTTCGCAAGATGCAGCAGCGTTTGGACAAAGTGAACACAGTGATGCAAGAAAGTACGACAGGTATTCGTGTTATCAAAGCTTTCGTTCGGGCAGCCTTCGAGCGAAGCCGTTTCTCCAAAGCTAATACTGCCTTGTTGGAATCCAGTCTTGGTTCTGCTAGGGCGCTCGCCACAAGCGGTCCTTTAATGACACTAATTTTGAATATCAGCATTGTCGCTGTAATCTGGTTCGGTGCCGGTCAGACGTGGCATGGGGAGATGGCCATAGGTGACTTAGCCGCATTCATCATCTATATCACGCAAGTTTTATATTCTTTGGTCTCGATCAGCAATACGCTTATGGTCATTTCACGTGCTCAAGTCTCGGCTGAGCGGATCTGTGAAGTACTAGAAACAGCACCGGATATGAATGAACCTGTTCATGACGGAAATAAACATAACCAAGTCTCGGCCTCTGCTTCACTAGGCTGCGAACTGGAATTTGAACATGTTTCTTTCGCTTACGATGCTGTACCGCACCAACCCGTTCTTCAAGACATCTCATTTAAAGCATTGCCTGGTCAAACCATTGGTATTTTGGGAGCGACGGGTTCTGGGAAATCAACACTTGTCAGTTTAATTCCTCGACTTTATGACACAACCAAGGGGCGTATTCTCCTTAATGGCATAGATGTGCGTGATATGCCCGTTGAGCAGCTGCGCAGTCAAATCGGCATCGTGCTTCAACAGTCGATTTTGTTTAGTGGGACGATTCGGGACAACATTCGATTCGGGAAGCCGAACGCTTCTGAGGAGGAAGTTGCAACAGCCGCACAAGCAGCAGAAGCCGATGAGTTTATTCGCAAGCTGCCTGAAGGTTATGAAGCAATGCTCGGACAACGCGGTGTCAATCTCTCCGGAGGGCAAAAACAGCGTATCGCTATCGCACGAGCTTTGTTGATGCGTTCTCCACTTCTAGTGCTTGATGACAGTACCAGCGCAATTGACCTTGGTACTGAAAGGCGCATTCAGCGATCTCTTGCGCATTTAATGGCAGGCAGCACAAGAATCATCATCGCCCAACGCATCTCGTCGGTCATGCACGCTGATCAAATTCTTGTTTTTGATGAAGGACGCATCGCAGCCCAAGGCACGCATGACGAGCTCCTGGCATCAAGCCCGATCTACCAAGATATTTATCGTTCCCAACAGAGAAAGGAGACTGCCCTTCATGGCTAA
- a CDS encoding DUF3992 domain-containing protein: protein MCHTATDLSCCTEKIIVQDKVCTNWQLVAAGTQTLFTDNISQIITGTGYVKSEIGTGTITVNFLRSGVVAPIQTITIPAGGSSSFSVARFNTISVTTTAAAQGEFCITVRYNL, encoded by the coding sequence ATGTGTCATACAGCTACAGACCTGAGTTGTTGCACGGAAAAAATTATTGTACAAGATAAAGTTTGTACGAATTGGCAATTGGTTGCTGCTGGTACCCAAACACTCTTTACTGATAACATTTCTCAGATAATCACAGGCACTGGTTATGTAAAATCTGAAATAGGTACAGGAACGATCACTGTCAATTTCCTAAGATCAGGTGTCGTAGCTCCGATTCAAACAATAACCATTCCTGCAGGCGGAAGTTCATCTTTTAGCGTTGCAAGATTCAATACAATTTCTGTTACAACAACAGCTGCGGCACAGGGTGAATTCTGCATCACAGTACGTTACAACCTATAA
- a CDS encoding DUF3992 domain-containing protein, giving the protein MACNSTSSALTCCSDKNYVQDKVCTPWSGTVVAADILIVAFTNNLNQNIVGTGYLQYDVGPASITLDFLDSAGNPINATLTLAPGTSLAFTYRRFSVIQITLPAATAGTYQGEFCITTRYPIQ; this is encoded by the coding sequence ATGGCTTGTAATTCAACTTCAAGCGCTTTGACTTGTTGCTCAGATAAAAATTACGTCCAAGATAAGGTTTGTACACCTTGGAGCGGTACCGTTGTTGCTGCAGATATACTCATAGTCGCCTTCACTAATAACTTGAATCAGAATATTGTGGGAACCGGATATTTGCAGTACGACGTAGGACCAGCAAGTATTACACTTGATTTCCTGGATAGCGCGGGTAATCCGATCAATGCCACCCTTACTCTTGCACCTGGCACTAGTCTCGCTTTTACTTACCGAAGATTCAGTGTTATTCAGATCACACTCCCGGCAGCAACTGCTGGCACATATCAAGGAGAGTTCTGTATTACAACTCGTTACCCAATCCAATAA
- the xylF gene encoding D-xylose ABC transporter substrate-binding protein, whose translation MTRWKWRGLLSLVGLLALSLSACSIFQDNSSSIENCKETAEPRVVSTVMDLKNKKVVVGLSIDTLLEERWLKDRDLFKAAVERLGAEIEVQAANGDDAKQIAQAENMISQGVDVLVVVPHNAEVSAAIVDKAHKAGIKVMSYDRLIVNSDVDLYVSFDNEKAGELQAKAIVAKAPKGNYVLIEGADTDNNAHMFKNGQMAILKPLIEKGDIHIVFDQSTKEWKPANALANMETALRANRNQIDAVVAANDATAGGVIQALAAEHLAGIIPVSGQDAELAAAQRIVEGTQTMTVYKPIAKLAEKAAELAVRMARGENIQADRKVNNKKMDVPSILLEPIAVDKFNIDDTIIADGFHKKAEVYKNVKSENIK comes from the coding sequence ATAACCAGGTGGAAATGGCGTGGACTCCTTAGTTTAGTTGGCTTACTGGCACTCTCGCTGTCGGCATGTTCGATTTTCCAAGACAACTCATCATCCATCGAAAACTGTAAGGAGACTGCCGAACCTAGGGTTGTATCCACTGTAATGGATTTGAAAAACAAAAAAGTGGTGGTCGGCTTATCGATTGATACGCTTCTTGAAGAGCGATGGCTAAAAGATAGAGATTTGTTTAAAGCAGCTGTAGAAAGGCTTGGTGCGGAGATTGAAGTGCAAGCTGCGAATGGAGATGATGCGAAGCAAATAGCCCAGGCCGAGAACATGATCTCACAGGGAGTCGACGTTCTGGTGGTCGTTCCACATAATGCCGAAGTTTCGGCGGCTATTGTGGATAAAGCGCATAAAGCAGGAATCAAAGTGATGTCTTACGATCGTTTAATCGTCAATTCGGATGTTGATCTCTATGTCTCTTTTGATAATGAGAAGGCGGGGGAACTGCAAGCGAAGGCGATTGTTGCCAAGGCCCCGAAAGGGAACTATGTGCTGATCGAAGGCGCAGATACAGATAATAATGCTCATATGTTCAAAAATGGCCAAATGGCTATTCTAAAGCCGCTTATTGAGAAAGGCGATATTCATATCGTGTTTGATCAATCAACGAAGGAATGGAAGCCTGCGAATGCTCTGGCGAATATGGAAACCGCACTTCGAGCGAACCGCAACCAGATTGATGCGGTTGTAGCGGCAAATGATGCGACCGCTGGCGGGGTTATTCAAGCGTTGGCTGCCGAGCATCTGGCAGGCATAATCCCTGTGTCCGGGCAGGATGCAGAACTGGCTGCTGCCCAGCGCATCGTTGAAGGGACTCAAACGATGACTGTTTACAAACCGATAGCCAAATTAGCTGAAAAAGCGGCGGAACTTGCGGTACGTATGGCTAGGGGAGAAAACATTCAGGCAGATAGAAAAGTCAACAATAAGAAAATGGATGTGCCATCGATCCTGCTTGAACCAATTGCCGTTGATAAATTTAATATCGATGACACGATTATTGCTGACGGCTTTCACAAGAAAGCCGAGGTTTATAAGAACGTGAAGTCAGAAAATATCAAATGA
- a CDS encoding response regulator, which produces MIRLLIVDDEPIERIALQQIIEEGSLDIEVVGQASNGREAIAAAERLQPDLITMDIKMPGMNGLEAIEKIKEDHHRIAFIIVTAFDTFEFAQQAIRLGVYDYLLKPSRISVVLETIGRVATEIKNARIEHADRSMDKQRMQMMMPMVEADIVEHLLFDDVHYSDVNEMIVLLDHPSVRDGFVMHVLLSSSELYAYFIQQLQEFNIPCWVGKMSGKQVQLIVFLDGAMTYRAQAVGIARKLIQAFHKSETSSLFIGIGGVCQNLRDMRRSYQEALHASLDTSWPSHYCLYEDLPPQDKVEIGSRALEMEKNVLEEVRRGNWELASDKLAIIMDVFEGSGQQVGMAQQRIFEVLIIVTNMLQEMGIEVGKPYFPYYASNYRQLKAETRILLNGLFQVEQVESDMLVTIKQFIQQHAHEDLSLERIAAAVNRNPFYVSKLFKENYGMNYIDFLTEYRIETAKQLMQESDKSLKEITFEVGYNDPNYFSRVFKKLVGCSPTEYRKLLLRPTKKKQI; this is translated from the coding sequence ATGATTCGTCTGTTGATCGTGGATGATGAACCGATCGAACGCATCGCGCTGCAACAAATCATTGAGGAGGGTTCACTCGATATCGAGGTAGTGGGTCAGGCATCCAACGGGAGAGAAGCGATAGCAGCAGCAGAGAGGCTTCAGCCGGATTTGATTACGATGGATATTAAAATGCCAGGCATGAACGGGCTTGAAGCCATTGAGAAAATAAAGGAAGATCACCATAGGATTGCATTTATCATTGTGACAGCGTTCGACACGTTTGAGTTTGCTCAGCAGGCGATAAGATTGGGAGTGTATGATTACCTGCTTAAACCTAGCCGAATTTCAGTTGTCCTTGAAACGATTGGGCGAGTAGCCACTGAGATTAAGAATGCCAGGATTGAGCATGCAGACAGAAGTATGGATAAGCAGCGGATGCAAATGATGATGCCGATGGTAGAAGCGGACATTGTAGAGCATTTGTTATTTGATGATGTCCATTACTCCGATGTGAATGAAATGATCGTTTTGTTGGATCACCCCAGTGTGCGGGATGGATTCGTCATGCATGTGCTTTTATCATCATCAGAGCTGTACGCATATTTCATCCAACAGCTGCAGGAATTCAATATCCCGTGCTGGGTTGGTAAAATGTCTGGCAAACAAGTTCAGCTCATTGTTTTTCTGGATGGAGCGATGACCTACCGCGCACAAGCCGTTGGGATAGCAAGGAAATTAATTCAAGCTTTTCATAAGAGCGAAACATCCAGCTTGTTCATCGGGATTGGCGGGGTTTGCCAGAATTTAAGGGATATGCGCCGTTCTTATCAGGAAGCGCTGCATGCCTCTCTCGATACGTCTTGGCCATCCCATTATTGTTTGTACGAAGATTTGCCTCCACAGGACAAAGTGGAGATCGGCAGCCGGGCACTTGAGATGGAGAAAAACGTACTTGAAGAAGTACGGCGCGGCAACTGGGAATTGGCCAGTGATAAGCTAGCTATCATCATGGATGTCTTCGAAGGGAGTGGCCAACAGGTCGGAATGGCGCAGCAGCGCATTTTCGAAGTGTTGATTATTGTGACTAACATGCTGCAGGAAATGGGAATTGAAGTCGGCAAGCCCTATTTTCCTTATTATGCATCCAACTATAGGCAGTTGAAAGCGGAGACCCGCATCTTGTTAAACGGCTTATTTCAAGTTGAGCAAGTAGAGTCCGATATGCTCGTAACTATCAAACAATTTATCCAACAACATGCCCATGAGGATCTTTCCCTGGAAAGAATTGCAGCTGCTGTGAATCGAAACCCTTTCTATGTCAGCAAGTTGTTCAAAGAGAATTATGGCATGAATTATATTGACTTTCTTACCGAATATCGCATTGAAACGGCTAAACAGCTCATGCAAGAGTCCGATAAAAGTCTCAAGGAGATCACATTTGAAGTTGGGTACAACGATCCCAATTATTTTAGCCGAGTATTTAAGAAGCTTGTTGGCTGCTCTCCGACAGAGTATCGTAAACTGCTGCTCAGACCTACGAAGAAAAAGCAGATCTAG
- a CDS encoding substrate-binding domain-containing protein encodes MKKLIVIAIILSSCFTLAYSLYYLLMILQSESGMMSAVKPLPNEHSDRVVIISQEQGSFMMNDVQKGARDAAETNLMLIDFWGVYRSNVEELIKQLDIAIASKVSGIIVEGLDHPEFDRMVKKATAKGIPVITINSDAPSSLRKTYIGSDHYQEGILIGEHIAAKLKGQGIVGVIRNMTTPTMDDMRLKGLGEVFSKYEGIQMVFAADDHEITQPNMQTYDILNHYPKVSAFIGLPTESGNSIVQAAHARSQTKQYQIFLFDDSPQTRLLLRNGQIQAGLSQHYEEMGSLSVKLMRRWLDAAELPLNSSYFTTISVVTSASEKESALENHTQ; translated from the coding sequence ATGAAAAAATTGATCGTTATTGCCATCATTCTCAGCAGCTGCTTTACGCTGGCCTATTCTCTGTATTATTTGCTAATGATTTTGCAAAGCGAATCGGGCATGATGTCAGCGGTAAAACCATTGCCTAACGAACACTCGGACCGCGTCGTTATTATTTCGCAAGAGCAGGGTAGTTTCATGATGAATGACGTTCAAAAAGGTGCGCGTGATGCCGCTGAAACGAATCTAATGTTGATTGATTTTTGGGGCGTATATCGATCGAATGTTGAAGAGTTAATCAAGCAGCTTGACATTGCAATCGCTTCCAAAGTGAGCGGGATTATCGTCGAAGGCTTGGATCATCCAGAGTTCGATCGCATGGTGAAGAAAGCGACCGCCAAAGGGATACCGGTGATTACGATTAATTCCGATGCGCCAAGCAGCCTGCGCAAAACGTATATTGGTTCAGACCATTATCAGGAAGGTATTCTGATAGGAGAGCATATTGCTGCCAAACTGAAAGGCCAGGGAATAGTCGGGGTGATCCGTAATATGACAACGCCAACTATGGATGATATGCGATTGAAGGGTTTGGGTGAAGTATTCAGTAAATATGAAGGAATTCAGATGGTATTTGCCGCTGATGACCATGAAATTACACAGCCTAATATGCAAACGTACGATATCTTAAATCATTATCCCAAGGTTAGTGCCTTTATTGGATTGCCCACAGAATCTGGAAACAGTATTGTGCAAGCGGCGCATGCGCGTTCTCAGACCAAACAATATCAGATCTTTCTTTTTGATGATTCTCCGCAAACGAGGTTGCTGCTCAGGAATGGCCAAATTCAGGCAGGGCTTTCTCAACACTATGAAGAAATGGGGAGTTTAAGTGTCAAACTGATGAGACGATGGCTGGATGCTGCTGAACTTCCTCTGAATAGCAGTTATTTCACGACGATCAGTGTGGTTACATCCGCCAGTGAAAAGGAGTCAGCCCTTGAAAACCATACGCAGTAA
- a CDS encoding MarR family winged helix-turn-helix transcriptional regulator: protein MSQQPQNEPLTHLMSHLLKMHRRTIDQIIHSYDVYPGQPPLLLSLSVEDGLSQSELAARIHNKPATLTVMVDRMEKTGLVERRPDPHDQRVTRVYLTDKGREVTVHVKEAIQATDEQTFAHFLPEELLLFRRLLLQMQDNLRLKDSQN, encoded by the coding sequence ATGTCCCAACAACCTCAAAATGAACCCTTAACACACCTGATGTCCCATTTGCTGAAAATGCACCGCCGAACCATTGATCAAATTATTCATTCCTATGATGTATATCCAGGGCAGCCGCCTCTTCTGCTAAGCTTGTCCGTTGAAGACGGCCTAAGCCAAAGCGAGCTCGCTGCACGTATTCACAACAAACCCGCTACCCTGACGGTCATGGTTGATCGAATGGAAAAGACAGGATTAGTCGAACGTCGACCCGATCCGCATGATCAGCGTGTCACACGCGTTTACTTAACCGATAAAGGACGGGAAGTAACCGTACATGTCAAAGAAGCCATTCAGGCCACGGATGAGCAAACATTTGCCCACTTTCTGCCTGAAGAGCTGCTATTATTTCGCCGACTTCTGCTTCAAATGCAAGATAATTTGCGTCTCAAAGATTCACAAAATTAG